TGGGCAGCTTCACTGCTATAACATCCATCTGTAGGTATTAGCCTCGGGTGCGGGTTCTCATTTGAAAGATAGCTGATGTCTGCCTCCCTATGATACATTGCAGGAATGTTTCTTGAATATGTAATTTATTCTTCTCTACGTCTTTCCAACGAGAGTACTGCATGCTTGCAAAGCAGTCTCCTGATAAATGCCTGTTGAGGACACGCCTGCAATAAGTAGATGTATCGTTATTTATTTACTCAAGGTTTGGATGATGATGCCTACAAATCTCGAATCTAATTGAGATGAAAGATAACCTCCAAGACTCAGATGTTTCAGAAGAAGCTCACTTGAAAGCATTCTTTGATTCTCCTTTCACCATTAGAATCCCGGAGAAGGACAATGAGAAAAACCCCTAGTCCTTGGATCACTTTTGCTTCTACTTCATTTGGATTGTTCATCCCAATGGACTGGAAATGGCAATTTGGTTTCCCCCAGCTGCCTTGAAATATTTCTTTGGTCATGCAAGGAGATTGGCTTTTTATTGAAGTACTGTCTAATCTGAGGCTTGAAACAATGGTCAAGGATTTATACATTTTACAACTGCTTTCTCCTTCCCTTACAATTAGGTCACCACCCTTTCCATTCTTAACAAAATGATTCATTGGCGTTCCTTAAAATTTCCTTTCTCACTAAAGCCACTCTTTTATTTGACAAATCATTCATTCTCTCACATTACAATCATCATCCAACCAACTTCACAGAAGATCAAGGCATCAAAGAATATAGGAAAATTTATATGAACCATCACTGAACTTCAAAGCATGACTTCTTTTCGTTTTGGCTAGGTAAGTTCTGAATTAAGGAACTAGAACAAGGTAACTTTTCAAACGCAATCTCATGATAGAAGCTTTTGAACTCTCAGTTATGAGGTTACCACATCACAGGACATTGTGATCAACACGAATGAGAAGAACAATGAAAGGGCCGATCACTTGCCCTTTCAATATCCTCCAAATTGTGCACCGACACACATAATCTACAATCTCCACATCACATTTCTTAGTCGAAGGTTCGCCTCAAATTCTATCAAAATCCTGACATTTGTTGTCATAGGTGGCATGGAATCTGCTCAAAGCAATCCCAAAAAGTCCGAAAGAAGCATCATTGTTTTATACAAAGTAACACACCTTCATTCACGATCACCAATAATCTTTGCAAGAACAAGTTCCATTCTTAAAATGATGAAATCGAATTATATCTCTAACAATGATTTCCCGTCCAACAATTTTAGATATGATCTTGAGCGCACTATGGCAATCACCACATATTCGAAGGTTCTTGGTAACCCTAATGGGGATGGCAGGTGGAGAATTGATAAGCCCAAAAGCAACCGCAAGCCTCTCACTGTGCCCACACAACAAAATCCTCTTCTCCTCTTCATCAACATCGTGCAACACAAAGTCGGTATTTGCAGAGTAACCCAATTCCCTCATTCGGTTTTCCAAAATTTCAAGCATCTCATATATCAAATCGGATTGCGGATGCTCTTTATCACCTGCTACAAATACATGCAAGACCTTGCCCATCTCGACCCAACTACAAGCGGTGTTTTTAATTACACCCTTCTCTTTCATCAGATCTCTCACCTTCTCAACCATAGCCCAGTTCCCTGCCGCTGCATAAATGTTTGACATCAAGACATAATACCCAGCCCTTTGAGGCTTCAATTCAAAAAGCATCTCCGCTGCTAATTCTCCCAATTCAATGTTACGATGGATCCTACAAGCACCAAGCAAAGCACCCCAAACATCAGCCTCAGGAGCAAATGGCATCTTCTTAATAAGCTCATAGGCCTCAGCTAACCTACCTGCACGACCAAGAAGATCAACCATGCAAGCGTAGTGTTCTGTCTTGGCTGGAATTCCATACCTGTTAATCATACAATCAAAGTAATGAAGACCTTCATTTATCATTCCAGAGTGGCCACAGGCAGACAACAATGCAACAAATGTCACATGGTCTGGTTTTGTGACTGATTTTTCCATTTCTTTGAAAAGAGATACTACTTTTTTACCATGCCCATTCATCCCAAGCCCAGAAATCATTGAATTCCATGAGACAATAGCTTTCTCAGGCATTTCCTTGAACAATCGGTTGGCGTCCTCCAAGTCTCCACACTTGCAATACATATCGATTAGAGCACATGAAGCAAACTCATCTACATCATAGCCACATATAATCAAAAGGCTATGAATTGCTCGtcccatataaatatcagataaCTGGGCACAAGCAGGAAGAACACTAGTAAAAGTGACCTGGTTGGGCTTCAGGCTATGAACCCACATCTCCTTGAAGAACCTCAAAGCTTCATTATCATCACCTCTTTCTTGGTACCCCGCGATCATAGATGTCCAAGAAAAGACGTCTTTCGCAGGCATTTTCTCAAATACTTGAAGTGCAAGATCCATTCGGCAACACTTTGCATAAAAACCAACAACCGCATTGTTGACCAGCACATCCGACCCAAAACCCAATTTTCCAACTAGTTCATGAATCAAAACCCCCCTCTCCAGGTCACCCAACTCCCCACAAGCCTTAAACACACTAGCAAATGTAAAACAATCCGGCAAAACCCCTTCTCCTGACCGCTCCATCTCGGAAAATACCACCAAAGCTTCTTGCCACAGGCCATTCTCACCCAGCCCTGAAATCATCGAATTCCAAGACACAACATCCCTCCTCCCAATTCTATCAAACACCTTACGCGCATCCTCAATGCACCCACATCTCGCATACATTGAAACCAAAGCATTATCCACAAAAACCATCCTCCGAAAACCCATCTTGAAAACAAAGACATGACTCgtctttccttccaaaaggtccTTGGCATCGCCACAAGCTTTCAAAACACAAGGAAATGTGAAGTCATCAGGCAAGACGTTCGATCTGAGGAGGCGACGGAAAAGACCCAAAGCATCTTGGAAGAGGCCGCGCTTGGAGTAGGCACGGATGATGGCGTTCCATGAGTAGATATCTGGTCGGGGAATTTCATCGAAAACCTGCCGTGCGTGTTTAATGCTGCCACAGCAATCATACGTTCTGATAAGGTGGGCAGATAGAAAGGGGGGAGCATTTTGTGGGATGGCATCGTGAATTTCGATGGCGTATTTgagggatttggatttggatgCAAAGAGTAGAAGAGAGGTTAGGATTGGATTGGGGACGCGTGTTTTGCTATGGTTGAGAGCTTGTACGA
This region of Magnolia sinica isolate HGM2019 chromosome 1, MsV1, whole genome shotgun sequence genomic DNA includes:
- the LOC131248886 gene encoding uncharacterized protein LOC131248886 is translated as MNHFVKNGKGGDLIVREGESSCKMYKSLTIVSSLRLDSTSIKSQSPCMTKEIFQGSWGKPNCHFQSIGMNNPNEVEAKVIQGLGVFLIVLLRDSNGERRIKECFQACPQQAFIRRLLCKHAVLSLERRREE
- the LOC131248875 gene encoding pentatricopeptide repeat-containing protein At3g12770-like isoform X1; the protein is MMLIHPRGNNSNNSRSILSRLATLCKQEKNLQQAISLVQALNHSKTRVPNPILTSLLLFASKSKSLKYAIEIHDAIPQNAPPFLSAHLIRTYDCCGSIKHARQVFDEIPRPDIYSWNAIIRAYSKRGLFQDALGLFRRLLRSNVLPDDFTFPCVLKACGDAKDLLEGKTSHVFVFKMGFRRMVFVDNALVSMYARCGCIEDARKVFDRIGRRDVVSWNSMISGLGENGLWQEALVVFSEMERSGEGVLPDCFTFASVFKACGELGDLERGVLIHELVGKLGFGSDVLVNNAVVGFYAKCCRMDLALQVFEKMPAKDVFSWTSMIAGYQERGDDNEALRFFKEMWVHSLKPNQVTFTSVLPACAQLSDIYMGRAIHSLLIICGYDVDEFASCALIDMYCKCGDLEDANRLFKEMPEKAIVSWNSMISGLGMNGHGKKVVSLFKEMEKSVTKPDHVTFVALLSACGHSGMINEGLHYFDCMINRYGIPAKTEHYACMVDLLGRAGRLAEAYELIKKMPFAPEADVWGALLGACRIHRNIELGELAAEMLFELKPQRAGYYVLMSNIYAAAGNWAMVEKVRDLMKEKGVIKNTACSWVEMGKVLHVFVAGDKEHPQSDLIYEMLEILENRMRELGYSANTDFVLHDVDEEEKRILLCGHSERLAVAFGLINSPPAIPIRVTKNLRICGDCHSALKIISKIVGREIIVRDIIRFHHFKNGTCSCKDYW
- the LOC131248875 gene encoding pentatricopeptide repeat-containing protein At1g11290, chloroplastic-like isoform X2, giving the protein MMLIHPRGNNSNNSRSILSRLATLCKQEKNLQQAISLVQALNHSKTRVPNPILTSLLLFASKSKSLKYAIEIHDAIPQNAPPFLSAHLIRTYDCCGSIKHARQVFDEIPRPDIYSWNAIIRAYSKRGLFQDALGLFRRLLRSNVLPDDFTFPCVLKACGDAKDLLEGKTSHVFVFKMGFRRMVFVDNALVSMYARCGCIEDARKVFDRIGRRDVVSWNSMISGLGENGLWQEALVVFSEMERSGEGVLPDCFTFASVFKACGELGDLERGVLIHELVGKLGFGSDVLVNNAVVGFYAKCCRMDLALQVFEKMPAKDVFSWTSMIAGYQERGDDNEALRFFKEMWVHSLKPNQVTFTSVLPACAQLSDIYMGRAIHSLLIICGYDVDEFASCALIDMYCKCGDLEDANRLFKEMPEKAIVSWNSMISGLGMNGHGKKVVSLFKEMEKSVTKPDHVTFVALLSACGHSGMINEGLHYFDCMINRYGIPAKTEHYACMVDLLGRAGSIVTLNWEN